A part of Loxodonta africana isolate mLoxAfr1 chromosome 11, mLoxAfr1.hap2, whole genome shotgun sequence genomic DNA contains:
- the IGLON5 gene encoding igLON family member 5 has product MCAYAPTPAYSFCDVLPSAGLLSQSLEFNSPADNYTVCEGDNATLSCFIDEHVTRVAWLNRSNILYAGNDRWTSDPRVRLLINTPEEFSILITQVGLGDEGLYTCSFQTRHQPYTTQVYLIVHVPARIVNISSPVTVNEGGNVNLLCLAMGRPEPTVTWRQLRDGFTSEGEILEISDIQRGQAGEYECVTHNGVNSAPDSRRVLVTVNYPPTITDVTSARTALGRAALLRCEAMAVPPADFQWYKDDRLLSSGTTEGLKVQTERTRSMLLFANVSARHYGNYTCRAANRLGASSASMRLLRPGSLENSAPRPPGPLTLLSALSWLWWRM; this is encoded by the exons atgtgtgcatatgcACCCACACCTGCGTACAGTTTCTGTGACGTCCTCCCTTCTGCAGGGCTGCTGTCCCAGAGCCTGGAGTTCAACTCTCCCGCGGACAACTACACCGTGTGCGAAGGCGACAACGCCACCCTCAG CTGTTTCATCGACGAGCATGTGACCCGTGTGGCCTGGCTGAACCGCTCTAACATCCTGTATGCGGGCAACGACCGCTGGACCAGTGACCCGCGGGTGCGGCTGCTCATCAACACGCCCGAGGAGTTCTCCATCCTCATCACCCAGGTGGGGCTCGGCGATGAGGGCCTGTACACCTGCTCCTTCCAGACCCGCCACCAGCCGTACACCACTCAGGTCTACCTCATCGTCCACG TCCCGGCCCGCATTGTGAACATCTCCTCACCTGTGACAGTGAATGAGGGGGGCAATGTGAACCTGCTTTGTCTGGCCATGGGGAGGCCGGAGCCCACAGTCACCTGGAGGCAGCTCCGAG ACGGCTTCACTTCCGAGGGCGAGATCCTGGAGATTTCTGATATCCAGCGGGGCCAGGCCGGGGAATACGAGTGCGTGACTCACAACGGGGTTAACTCCGCGCCCGACAGCCGCCGCGTGCTGGTCACAGTCAACT ATCCTCCGACCATCACGGACGTGACCAGCGCCCGCACCGCCCTGGGCCGCGCCGCCCTCCTGCGCTGCGAAGCTATGGCGGTGCCGCCCGCGGATTTCCAGTGGTACAAGGATGACAGACT GCTGAGCAGCGGCACCACCGAGGGCCTGAAGGTGCAGACGGAGCGTACCCGCTCGATGCTTCTATTCGCCAACGTGAGCGCACGGCATTACGGCAACTACACGTGTCGCGCTGCCAACCGGCTCGGAGCGTCCAGCGCCTCCATGCGGCTCCTGC GCCCAGGATCCCTGGAAAACTCGGCCCCGAGGCCCCCAGGGCCCCTGACCCTCCTCTCCGCCCTGAGCTGGCTGTGGTGGAGGATGTAG
- the VSIG10L gene encoding V-set and immunoglobulin domain-containing protein 10-like → MARVNEKQWQQRRQNQETGRGHPFPSSPLSHSLPQQPPFLSSAASREGVLTLRASAGAQQTNFSSASESSSQGLDSKVSSTKVTSWKLPDPSPGSKTTADTPDSKWFTEALSSKDMSGSLWANVSAEGPRLKVPAETLDPTSREIPGSKVGSEVSAKDPKPSFPVKTPASNISAQGPDMKVGSKLSPEDLESSAQSRESGVSAEDHPASSFPQQVRGHLAVLVGATIQLPLAPAPNPRPPAPLVVWRRGSTVLVTGGLGPGAPLISLDPAHRRRLRFDQATGGLEVSSAQLDDAGVYTAEVIRAGVSRQIREFTVGVYEPLPQLSVQPQAPETEEGAAELRLRCVGWRPGRGELSWSRNARALEAADREGAEPPRIRAEGDQLVIERPVRSDHARYTCSVRSPFGHTEAAANVSVFYGPDPPAITVSSDRDASPALYVTAGSNVTLRCSAASRPPADIAWSLADPAEAAVPAGPRLLLPKVGPGHAGAYACLAANPRTGQRRRSLLNLTVADLPPGSPQCSVEGGPGDRSLRFRCSWPGGVPAASLQFQGLPEGVRAGPVPSTLLASVPAHPRLSGVTVTCVAHHLVATRACTITPEAPREVLLHPKVEETRSGEAEVVLEASGCHPPSRASWAREGRPLALGGRGRLRLSQDGRRLLIGNFSLDWDLGNYSVLCSGALGAGGDQITLIGPSISSWRLQKAQDGAVLTWDMERGALISGFEVQARPQGSDLGRATTYKDWVSLLILGPQERSAVMPLPPRSPGTWALRILPTLGGRPGTPSQSRVYKTGSTLSPGAIAGIVLGSLLGLGLLAALLVLCICCLCRFRGKTPKKKKLPTLTPVVILPEKTMQNVTPVQTPQPVALKVPLEDPSPARTHQASGPSTVISPRGYPRTVRAATQV, encoded by the exons ATGGCAAGAGTCAacgagaaacagtggcagcagagacggcagaaccaggagactggcaggggACA CCCCTTCCCCAGCAGCCCCCTTTCCCACAGCCTCCCCCAACAacctcccttcctctcctctgCAGCATCCAGAGAAGGGGTCCTCACCCTCAGAGCCTCTGCTGGAGCTCAGCAAACCAATTTCTCCTCTGCCTCAGAGAGCTCTTCACAGGGCCTGGATTCCAAAGTTTCCTCCACCAAAGTCACCAGCTGGAAACTTCCAGATCCATCTCCAGGTTCAAAAACCACTGCTGACACCCCTGATTCCAAATGGTTTACTGAGGCCTTGAGTTCAAAAGATATGTCTGGGTCCCTCTGGGCAAATGTTTCTGCTGAGGGCCCACGTTTGAAAGTCCCTGCCGAGACCCTGGATCCCACCTCACGTGAAATCCCTGGATCCAAAGTTGGGTCCGAAGTTTCTGCCAAAGACCCCAAGCCTTCCTTCCCTGTTAAGACCCCAGCTTCCAATATTTCTGCTCAAGGCCCAGATATGAAAGTCGGTTCAAAACTCTCCCCCGAGGATCTTGAATCCTCTGCCCAGAGCCGGGAATCTGGAGTTTCTGCAGAAGACCACCCAGCCTCAAGCTTCCCCCAGCAGGTACGGGGACACCTAGCGGTGCTGGTGGGTGCTACCATCCAGCTTCCCCTGGCTCCAGCCCCTAACCCCAGGCCCCCTGCACCTCTGGTGGTCTGGCGCCGGGGCTCCACGGTGCTGGTAACCGGAGGCCTGGGGCCAGGAGCTCCGCTGATCAGCCTGGACCCTGCTCACCGACGCCGCCTGAGATTTGACCAGGCCACAGGGGGTCTGGAAGTCTCCTCTGCCCAGCTGGACGATGCCGGGGTCTACACAGCCGAGGTCATACGCGCCGGGGTCTCCCGGCAGATTCGGGAGTTCACAGTGGGCGTGTATG AGCCCCTGCCCCAGCTGTCGGTGCAGCCCCAGGCCCCAGAGACAGAGGAGGGGGCGGCCGAGCTCCGGCTGCGCTGTGTGGGGTGGAGGCCGGGGCGCGGGGAGCTGAGCTGGAGCCGGAACGCAAGGGCCCTCGAGGCGGCGGACCGCGAGGGAGCAGAGCCGCCCCGGATCCGCGCGGAGGGCGACCAGCTGGTCATCGAGCGCCCAGTGCGCAGCGACCATGCCCGGTACACTTGCAGCGTCCGCAGCCCCTTCGGCCACACGGAGGCCGCAGCCAATGTCAGCGTCTTCT ACGGTCCAGACCCGCCGGCCATCACTGTGTCCTCGGACCGCGACGCCTCCCCGGCCCTGTACGTCACCGCAGGCAGCAACGTGACCCTGAGATGCAGCGCCGCCTCGCGGCCGCCCGCCGACATCGCCTGGAGCCTGGCCGACCCGGCCGAGGCCGCTGTGCCAGCCGGCCCGCGCCTCCTGCTGCCCAAGGTCGGGCCGGGCCACGCCGGCGCCTACGCCTGCCTCGCTGCAAACCCGCGCACCGGCCAACGCCGCCGCTCTCTGCTCAACCTCACCGTGGCAG ATCTACCCCCTGGGTCACCACAGTGCTCAGTCGAAGGAGGACCCGGGGACCGCAGCCTCCGCTTCCGCTGCTCTTGGCCTGGCGGGGTCCCCGCCGCCTCTCTGCAGTTTCAGGGTCTCCCCGAAGGCGTCCGCGCCGGACCGGTGCCCTCTACACTCTTAGCATCAGTTCCTGCCCACCCACGGCTCAGCGGCGTCACTGTTACCTGCGTTGCTCATCACCTGGTGGCCACACGTGCCTGCACCATCACCCCGG AGGCCCCCCGAGAGGTGCTGCTGCATCCGAAGGTGGAAGAGACACGGTCAGGGGAGGCAGAGGTGGTGCTGGAGGCCTCTGGCTGTCACCCACCTTCGCGAGCATCCTGGGCCCGGGAAGGGCGGCCCCTGGCTCTCGGTGGCAGAGGTCGCCTGCGGCTAAGCCAAGATGGACGAAGGCTCCTCATTGGCAACTTCAGCCTGGATTGGGACCTAGGAAATTACTCTGTGTTGTGCAGTGGGGCACTGGGTGCTGGTGGTGACCAGATCACCCTCATTG GGCCTTCCATCTCCTCATGGAGGCTGCAGAAAGCCCAAGATGGGGCTGTGCTGACCTGGGACATGGAGCGCGGGGCACTGATCAGTGGCTTTGAGGTCCAGGCTCGGCCACAGGGGTCTGACCTGGGAAGAGCCACCACCTACAAGGACTGGGTGTCCCTGCTCATCCTGGGACCTCAGGAGCGGTCCGCTGTGATGCCCCTCCCCCCTCGGAGCCCTGGGACCTGGGCCTTGCGCATCCTGCCCACCCTGGGGGGCCGGCCGGGGACCCCTTCACAAAGTCGGGTCTACAAGACTG GTTCCACCCTGAGCCCTGGGGCCATCGCTGGCATTGTCCTGGGCTCCCTACTGGGCCTGGGGCTCCTGGCAGCGCTTCTTGTCCTGTGCATCTGCTGTCTGTGCCGCTTTCGGG GAAAGACTCCTAAGAAGAAGAAGCTCCCTACCTTGACCCCTGTGGTCATTCTACCAGAGAAGACAATGCAGAATGTGACCCCAGTGCAGACTCCACAGCCTGTGGCCCTCAAAGTTCCCCTGGAGGATCCTAGTCCAGCCAGGACCCACCAA GCCTCAGGCCCCAGTACAGTCATCTCTCCTCGTGGTTACCCCAGGACTGTGCGGGCAGCCACACAGGTGTGA